Proteins found in one Anabas testudineus chromosome 1, fAnaTes1.2, whole genome shotgun sequence genomic segment:
- the LOC113161545 gene encoding histone H3, which translates to MARTKQTARKSTGGKAPRKQLATKAARKSAPATGGVKKPHRYRPGTVALREIRRYQKSTELLIRKLPFQRLVREIAQDFKTDLRFQSSAVMALQEASEAYLVGLFEDTNLCAIHAKRVTIMPKDIQLARRIRGERA; encoded by the coding sequence ATGGCCCGAACCAAGCAGACCGCCCGTAAATCCACCGGAGGCAAAGCTCCCAGGAAGCAGCTGGCCACCAAGGCTGCCCGTAAGAGCGCCCCGGCCACCGGCGGAGTCAAGAAGCCCCACCGTTACAGGCCCGGTACCGTGGCTCTCCGAGAGATCCGTCGCTACCAGAAATCCACCGAGCTGCTGATCCGCAAGCTGCCCTTCCAGCGCCTGGTCAGGGAGATCGCTCAGGACTTCAAGACCGACCTGCGCTTCCAGAGCTCGGCCGTCATGGCTCTGCAGGAGGCCAGCGAGGCTTACCTGGTGGGGCTCTTCGAGGACACCAACCTGTGCGCCATCCACGCCAAGAGGGTCACCATCATGCCCAAAGACATCCAGCTGGCCCGACGCATCCGCGGAGAGAGAGCTTAA
- the LOC113161548 gene encoding histone H2A-like, whose product MSGRGKTGGKARAKAKTRSSRAGLQFPVGRVHRLLRKGNYAERVGAGAPVYLAAVLEYLTAEILELAGNAARDNKKTRIIPRHLQLAVRNDEELNKLLGGVTIAQGGVLPNIQAVLLPKKTEKPAGKAK is encoded by the coding sequence ATGTCAGGCCGCGGAAAGACCGGTGGAAAAGCCAGAGCGAAGGCCAAGACCCGCTCGTCCAGAGCCGGACTCCAGTTCCCCGTGGGTCGTGTCCACAGGCTGCTGCGTAAAGGCAACTACGCGGAGCGCGTCGGCGCCGGAGCTCCCGTGTACCTGGCGGCTGTCCTGGAGTATCTGACCGCTGAGATCCTGGAGCTGGCTGGAAACGCTGCCCGCGACAACAAGAAGACCAGGATCATCCCCCGTCACCTGCAGCTGGCTGTCCGCAACGACGAGGAGCTCAACAAGCTGCTGGGCGGAGTCACCATCGCTCAGGGCGGCGTGCTGCCCAACATCCAGGCGGTGCTGCTGCCCAAGAAGACCGAGAAACCCGCCGGCAAGGCCAAGTGA